Below is a genomic region from Novipirellula caenicola.
CGGCAGCATCATCCTGGACGAACCGAGCATACTCTTCCAAAGTACGAAGTCCCTCGGTTGCTCGATTTATCGAGGCATCCAGAATACGATAGGTTGCTTGGCGTGGTAGGATTGGCATCGGTTTGAATCGCTACAAGAAACGTGTTGAGGAACGAAAACATGAAGACAACCGCAGCTTTGGCAAGCATCGTTGCTTCGGTATTGATGATTACGATCGCATTTTCGCCGCTGGCGACCGCAGCGGACGAGGCCGAGAACCGTGCTAAGAAAACGCAAACCAAACCAGCTCCGAATCGTAATGCAAAGCCCAAAAAGGTGAACCCGGCATTCCAGCCGCCGGTGGCCGTCACAGGACTTCCCAACGTGCTGCTCATCGGCGATTCAATCTCGATCGGCTACACAGTCGATGTCCGTAAGCAGCTTGACGGGGTCGCTAATGTCTATCGCCCGGCGGCCAATTGCGGGCCGACGACTCGCGGGCTACAGTCGCTTGAGGAATGGATTGGCGATCGCAAATGGGATGTCATTCACTTCAATTTTGGTTTGCATGATTTAAAGTTCATGGGCCCCAAGGGTCAAAATTTAGCGGATCCCCACGCCGCGACGAGTCATCGCCAAGTCCCAATGGATCAATACGAAGCGAATTTGCGAAAGATTGCCGAGCGGCTCAAGGCGACCGGAGCGACGGTGATTTGGCGAGAAACCACGCCGGTTCCCGAGGGAGCGGCCGGACGCCTCGCGGGTGACGCCAAGCGTTACAATGACACCGCTGCCAAGGTGATGGCCGAGGTGGGTGGGATTCAAATCGACCCCATGTACGACTTTGCCCAACAGCACGCCGATTTACAATTGAAGGCAAACGTGCACTACACTGCCGCCGGATCAAAAAAGTTGGCCGAGCAAGTGGCGAAGTCAGTACGAACGGCGTTGGAAAAAAAGTAGTTCGATCCCCCTTCCCACTCGGCCATCGGGGCTACAAAATTTCACTTCAGCCCGCTCGCCGCCCTGAAGTGTTTGTCTTTTGCAAACGCCCCCTTCAACACGCCCTCGTAGCTCAGCTGGATAGAGCAGCTCATTCCTAACGAGCAGGTCGCAGGTTCGAATCCTGCCGAGGGTGCTTTTTGCAGCGTCGATTCTTGGTTGACGCCGATCACGGTTGCTCCGGATCGCTGATGACTCGAGTCGCTAAATTTTTTCGTTGCAAGACGACGAACGAAGCAGTCCGGTCCGGCGACCCCCTTCCCACTGCTTTATAATCGGGCATCCTTTCTCTCCTAGACTCCCGAGGACTACTGCAGTGAGCGATCCTGTTACCGAAGCGTTGAGACAAGTGGTTGCGGACACCTATGCGTTGATTGGCCAGACGCATGTCTGCCACTGGAACGTGCGTGGACCGTCGTTCTTCTCGTTGCACACGGCGTTTGAAGAGCAGTACAACGAACTGTTCCTCGCCGTCGACGAGATCGCCGAGCGAATCCGAGCCAAAGGCGCCCTCGCGCCGGGAGGTTTGTCGAATCTGGCGAAAATGGCAGGGATCGACGAGATCGCCGAAGATGCCTCGGCCAAGGAAATGGTCGCACACTTGGTCAAGTCCAATGAGAAACTGCTGGACGATCTAAAAATCGGGCGTGACAAGGCGGGTGAAGCTGGCGACTCGGAGTCCGAAGACATCATGATCGCGCGGATCCAAGTGCACGAGAAAACCGTCTGGATGCTGAAGAGCTACTTAGAGTAGCCCTCGCCTAAATTGAAAAATGCAGGAAGCCTAGTCGACGAGCGGTGTGACACCACACCTCTCGTCGCTACGAACTCGCCATCCGATGATTCCTCCATAGGCCCCGATCGCAAGACGAGCTCTCGCAATCTTCTCGGCTTGTTTGGTGTCTTTGATTTCACCAATTAGCTCGTAGGCCACATCGTATAGGTTTTCGGTCAATTTAACCGCCAGATCGCGAAGTTCAGCACACTGGCGAAACTGACCCACAACAAGTACGGGACCATCAACCAGCCAGCGAGCTTCGAGTGGCTGAAGAATGCGATGGTGGTCGCTGCGATAGCCAGCCATAGAATCACGATCTCCACGAACGCCCAGCCCGGTTGATGAAAACGAAAGAAGATCCACGACCAAGCCACGTTCAGCGCAAGCTGTAATGCGAACCACGCCAGTGGAATCTTGGCCGCCTTCACTCCAGCAGGCTTCCACACCAACCACGCTGCAACCGCCATCATCACGTACAGTGTCGTCCAGACGGGACCAAAGACGTTTGCCGGAGGATTCCACGACGGCTTTTCAATGGTCTTGTACCATCCATCGATTTCAGAGGTTGTCGCCATCGCTCCAACCCCAGCCGCCCCCAGGCAAACACCGATAAAGGCAATCAGCATGATCCACACTGCCCATCGACTTGGGAAGAAGTCTCGTTGTTGAGGAATCGACGCATCATCCGTCATCACCATATCTCCGTCTGCATGTCTCAGTGAAAATCGTGTACTGAAGCCCTTAAAGCAAAATCGTCCGCCAATTCGCCTCGCCTGAAACGGCCAACTTCAACATCAACGAGCAAGTCGATTGTATCGCTGCGTCCAGTATCGTTACGAACGGCTACCCCTCGCTGAATGGCAAACCTCGAGATTTGCAACACTGTGATGGTTCTAAGCTCCAGCAAATCGCCGAGTGTTCATCGGATGCGAACCGATTACGACAAAGCGGATGTCCCGCAAAATGAATCGCCCGCGAATAACGCGAATCGACGCGAATGTTTGTATCTAGCTGTTCTATTTGCGTTCATTCGCGTGATTCGCGGGCCAATTGGCTTTAAATTCGATGAAGCCCGAATCGTGCGAGTTACTGCATTGGCAGTCAGTTTGTCGGTCTCCTGTCGTCGCTTCGCGACTTGATGGGCAGGGGCGGCGATTGTCCCCGGACTAACGTCCGGGGCTATCGTTTGTCGTCGCGTTGCGACTGGTAGATTGGAAAATCGCAAAGCGATGGCAGGCATTAGCCACGGACGCGAGTCCGTGATTTGCGGTCGCCCCCCGCGTTGGAAAAGTCGCGAAGCGACGACAGGTGCCATTTGCCGAATCCCACCGCATCAATGAACGCAATACGCTGAGCAGGAGAGTCACGTCGGCGCGTGAAAACAGTTCCTCTGTCACGGTTCAATCAAACGTCGCCGCCGAGTTCCGAGATGAGCCGCTTCAGCTGCAACGCGTTGAAGGTGGCGTGGCCCTCCGCCGTGTTGTCGAAGATGCACCAAACTTCGTCCGCCGGACAATCGTGAATTCGGTTTTGCAGGTCTTCGAGGTATGCATCCGAATAATTCGAATAGTAAATCTTGGGGTGGCCGTGAAGCCGGAAGTAGGCAAAGCGAGTGTCGCCCGCTGGTTCAAGCGTCGGCAACCCACAGGGGTGCGGATCGACCGCCACGCGACTGATGCGATACTCACGAAGCAACTCGTTTGGTTTCGGCGTGAACCAACTGGGATGTCGCGGTTCCAGTGCAACGGGTCCGTCGTAAGACTCACGGACGCTTGAAAGGAATTGCTTTGCAACTTGTTGATCAAAGGCCAGCGACGGAGGCAGTTGAAACAAAACGACTCGCAATTTTTCACCCAACTGACTGACTTCGCTCCAAAACGGCTCCCACAAATCGCGGACGTCTTTCAATCGCCGATGATGCGTGATTTGGCGGGGCGCTTTGACGCTAAAACGAAACGTCTCATCCGTACTTTCACTCCATTTCGCCCAGGTCTGTGCACGATGCGAGCGATAGAAAGACGAGTTCACTTCGACTGCATTCAGGACGTTGCTGTAACGCTGCAAGTGCGTCCCAGTTCCGGGAAAGTGGGTTTTGTGCTCGGCTCGCAAGCTCCATCCTGCGGTTCCTAAACGTACTATCGAAGCGGCCATTTCGTCTAACACCCGAACGTCCACGGAAGATTGTGTGCATCGAAGAAACGCGTGCACATTCCGGGCCGCTTGGGCACTGTTCGGAGATAACTTCGTCAATCGAGTTTTGTTACATATCACGTCGTTGTGTATTCTCTGTAGTGGACGAGGCTACGAGTCCCGTCGTGTCACTAAGACGCTGGGACTCGTAGCCTCGTCCACTACCTCCACGCGCGGACTCGTCGCCTCGTCTACTACCTTCAAAGCTGGCAGTTGACCTACGCCAATTCAATTAAAACTCAAGCGGAGGGTTCATATCATTCGGGAAACATTTTGAATTGACGAAGTTATTTCTGAACGTTTGCTTAGCGAATCGACTCCTCGGGTAAGCCGGACTTGATGCCTTCGTCGATCGGCATGATGTCGGGTTTTCCTCTCCGATGAACCGCGTTAGCATCGTGTCGTCGATGGCCGGGCAACTGCGTTTCGATTTGTTTCGCATCCGCTACAAGGCCGCAACCCAATAGATCGAAGCAGTGAGGCAGGAATCATTGGGTGAAATCCCGGTAGTCGCTTAAGCGAGCGCTGTGAAGCCACTACTCGTAGCTGCCTTCGCCAGAAGGTGGTGATTCGTATTTCCGCGACAACCATCCACGCTCTGGCGAGCGTAGCTACGGAACGCAAATGCCGTAATTTGCCGTCTCTAAATTTGTTACAGCGATGCGTTTTAACACGGAGACACGGAGTATTGTTAGACCGGAATGCTCTTGGTCTACCTCTGTTTTCTCATTTTTTACCTGCCATCTTTTGATCCCGCAGGACGCTGCAGCGAAAGCGGCTGACTGCTGGATGCGACTGGGGATCCTGCCGCTGCGACGCAGCTAATTTTTCATCATGCCTGTCCGGCGGCCGATTCCGCTGACGATGACCTACGTGTGCTAACCGATCGCTTTGTTTTGTTCAGCAAAGGATGCTGTACCGAAAACTTGACGCGATCAATATCGTGGAAGCTGCACGACGAAGAGGTGCGGAGCGGCAAAGACAATCACGTTGTAACCGCTGGGATGAACCAGAAAATCAGTCGTTCCACTGCTGCGAGGTGCGAGATCGTAGTTTTTCAACAACTGGCCACCACTGGTCATCGTTTTCAACTCAGTCGCATGATCCTGTGCGTAGATCATGCGGGCTTGTTTATCGAGCGACAGTGCGCGTGGATACGCCCCGCTGTCGACCTCGAGAATCGGATTGGTGATGTCCGAAACGCGGTACAAATAGGTTGAGTACCCCTTTCCATTGCCGCCGCCCGAGGGCATGGCCACGTACTTTGAATCGTCACTAATTTCGATACGTTGTGCATTTGAACCGATTCGCGGTCCACCTTGCAGGTACGTCAGCGTCTTGCCACGAATTCGCAGCTTGTGCAGACACTCCGACGATTCGCAAAAAAGATACTCGCCATCTGGGGAAACGGTCGGCATATTGACATCTCCAATGCGTCGAATCGGCCGATTGAACGCGGCCAGCGGATATTGATTGACGACTTTACCGTCACTCAAATCGGCCACACTTAGGACGTAGTCCTTTCCGTAGAAATAGGCATAAGACAACTGCGGCGACGCACCAAATGTCTCCGCGTCGCCGACTGCAAGCTTTTTCTTTCGCTTGAGCGTTTTTTCGTCCAGCACGATCAAATCCTGTGTCGCTTTGACTAAAACACAAAGTCCCTCTTTGGACATCTCGATCCAACTGCAGGGCGATGCCAAATCGAGTCTTAAAACCTCTACCAGTCCCGGAAACGAAATTTTGCTCAAGACACCGGACTGCTTTAACACAAAGAAGTGTTGATGGTCGGTTGACCAAACCATATTGTTGACCATCTCGCTGGCGTCAAACTTCAGCAGACGACAGGTCGCATCGACGCAAGTAAACGGCTCGTCGGCAAGAGGCGTGTTGGTCGCTTGGGCTTGATTGTTAGGTCCTGCGGCGATGTTGCCGATGTCGGCGGAAATCCAATCATCCGCGTCGTCTTGCTGCATTTCCGCCGCTCCGAGTTTGTCTTGCGGAGCGTCATCGTTCTTTTCGGCACCCCCGATCCAATCGTCCGCATCCCTGTCGCCTTGGACGATTTTTCGGTCGGATTTCTTATCGGCCTTCTCAGCGAACGTGATCTGGAACTTGCCGGGCGAAGTATAAAACGTTTT
It encodes:
- a CDS encoding DUF72 domain-containing protein — translated: MAASIVRLGTAGWSLRAEHKTHFPGTGTHLQRYSNVLNAVEVNSSFYRSHRAQTWAKWSESTDETFRFSVKAPRQITHHRRLKDVRDLWEPFWSEVSQLGEKLRVVLFQLPPSLAFDQQVAKQFLSSVRESYDGPVALEPRHPSWFTPKPNELLREYRISRVAVDPHPCGLPTLEPAGDTRFAYFRLHGHPKIYYSNYSDAYLEDLQNRIHDCPADEVWCIFDNTAEGHATFNALQLKRLISELGGDV
- a CDS encoding serine protease, whose translation is MTRVVWKDWIAKAALLIICLCCVLAGSSGIAQEAIPADRLDALKKATVYVRVETGRFGRTGSGFLMGKVGQWGYIVTNQHVVQQHGTSPRTVEVDFNSGSANRITMPAEVLSEDRSRDLAVLRIKNDNLPDPIKLISTNQIRETVPVFILGYPFGNALSTNQRGPSVTIGKGSISSIHTDDFGVIGQVQVDGDINPGNSGGPIVFADGSLMGVSVATVLGTQIGIGIPCESVLAMLDGRVGAMSIERKAKEDDRVELNFKANLIDPLGKLKRVSVFYIEAEKVKRLESNEDGTWSSIASNMVEVKLKISDQSATGSHVVRGDDGATVEYYQQIRFTNGKGKTFYTSPGKFQITFAEKADKKSDRKIVQGDRDADDWIGGAEKNDDAPQDKLGAAEMQQDDADDWISADIGNIAAGPNNQAQATNTPLADEPFTCVDATCRLLKFDASEMVNNMVWSTDHQHFFVLKQSGVLSKISFPGLVEVLRLDLASPCSWIEMSKEGLCVLVKATQDLIVLDEKTLKRKKKLAVGDAETFGASPQLSYAYFYGKDYVLSVADLSDGKVVNQYPLAAFNRPIRRIGDVNMPTVSPDGEYLFCESSECLHKLRIRGKTLTYLQGGPRIGSNAQRIEISDDSKYVAMPSGGGNGKGYSTYLYRVSDITNPILEVDSGAYPRALSLDKQARMIYAQDHATELKTMTSGGQLLKNYDLAPRSSGTTDFLVHPSGYNVIVFAAPHLFVVQLPRY
- a CDS encoding Dps family protein codes for the protein MSDPVTEALRQVVADTYALIGQTHVCHWNVRGPSFFSLHTAFEEQYNELFLAVDEIAERIRAKGALAPGGLSNLAKMAGIDEIAEDASAKEMVAHLVKSNEKLLDDLKIGRDKAGEAGDSESEDIMIARIQVHEKTVWMLKSYLE
- a CDS encoding SGNH/GDSL hydrolase family protein produces the protein MKTTAALASIVASVLMITIAFSPLATAADEAENRAKKTQTKPAPNRNAKPKKVNPAFQPPVAVTGLPNVLLIGDSISIGYTVDVRKQLDGVANVYRPAANCGPTTRGLQSLEEWIGDRKWDVIHFNFGLHDLKFMGPKGQNLADPHAATSHRQVPMDQYEANLRKIAERLKATGATVIWRETTPVPEGAAGRLAGDAKRYNDTAAKVMAEVGGIQIDPMYDFAQQHADLQLKANVHYTAAGSKKLAEQVAKSVRTALEKK
- a CDS encoding TspO/MBR family protein, with amino-acid sequence MTDDASIPQQRDFFPSRWAVWIMLIAFIGVCLGAAGVGAMATTSEIDGWYKTIEKPSWNPPANVFGPVWTTLYVMMAVAAWLVWKPAGVKAAKIPLAWFALQLALNVAWSWIFFRFHQPGWAFVEIVILWLAIAATTIAFFSHSKLAGWLMVPYLLWVSFASVLNFAIWRLN